Genomic DNA from Salmo salar unplaced genomic scaffold, Ssal_v3.1, whole genome shotgun sequence:
CAAGTCTGTTATGACCAACTGTATACAGGTTGTCAGATTTTCAATTGACTTTACCTATAAGGTTAGAACTTACACAGCAGGATAGGATCATTCAtgtaggagaattaggttaagggttGGCTAATAAAATACAATTCTACAGGGAAGGGGGTGAGAGACATAACAATTGGATTTTAAATTCTTTCCTGGGCACTGTAAACCATATCAGAAGCATCCACCCACTGACATACTACCAGACAGGGCGAAGCAACCCCAAACAGgcaccaacctggtctcagaccaTTTCATACGCAAGTGTGATATATTACATGTGTGGATGTCCATCAGCCATTTCTTTTGATAGGTTAAAAACCATGCAAAAAGCTAACATTATCTAGGCTAAACGTTAGGAGTAAAGTTAGTTAGCATGTTGGCTAAGTAGATGAAGTTTCTTATTACCCCAGATGTTATACGTCAGTTTTATTACACCCACCCCGCCACTATTTTAGTTTCTGCCTTATGTAACTGTCAGTCTTCTGTAAAAATACCAAAGTTAACGTTTCATACAGATTTCAGTCTGGCAGATTTACCTTTACTATGTTACGTATAGCCCATGAGACCAGGCTGCAGACACAGGTCGGTAAAAAGGCTCAATTGCATGTAGGTTAGTGTTTTACTTCGAGACCGAGTTACAATATCTCGGTCTAGAAACTGGCCGCCAAACACAGATTGCAAAAGTGTGTCTAGCGTGCACATGGATAAAGTATTCTGTTGCTAAACCCTTTCGGATTGCATTTGGTATAGCCTGTAAAAGACCAGATgcaagtacaaaaaaaatgttttcaaactGTTTTGGGTATAAGATTGCAACACAAGTTGCTATAGCACCTGTGACCCAGGCATACTCACCACAGCGGATTGTTTGTGGACTCAGTCGAAAGTAAATATCCCCCGTCCGTCATGTCCCTATAAATATCCCTAGTTCCGCACTTTTTTCCTAATTACTAAGCGCTCGCACCTGCTGGATATCCAGGGAGTTCGATTAGACTGAACGGCCATTTCAAATGCTCGATCATGTTGCCAACAAGGCTGCATGGCGCGTACAGTAATTCAGGAACATAGGTCTACAACATGTTTTCTATCCATCAGATGTTTGCATTTTCAAACATTGGGAAGGCAGCTGAAGCACATATGGTTTTTTTATCAAGACCAAACACTTTTAGGCCTATGTATATGAACACTCCTAAATCATTACTCCACGtgattttgtacactgctgcaactcgctgtttgtttgttacctatggtAGTCACTTCGCTCCCACCTACATGTTgactacctcaactagcctgtgggctcggtactggtgccccctgtatatagcctcgttattgttattcttattgtgttactttttattttagtctacttggtcaatattttcttcttcttgaactgcactgttggttaagggcttgtaagtaagcatttcacggtaaagtctacacttgttgtattcggcgcatgtgacaaatgaagtttgatttgatttgacctacaTCACTTTCTTTTGAGCCGGCTTTGAAAGAGGTACCTGGCTCATGCTCCAGAGGCATCCCGGACACTCTTTCCACCGGGGTAACGCAGGACAGATAATTGAATCAATcccctcctatcacagccattcaactctgtaactgttttaaagtcaccattggcctcatggtaaagtCCCTGAGCAGCTTCCTTCCTCACTGGCAACTGAGTTGGGAAGGacgcctgcatctttgtagtgactgggtgtatcgacacaccatccaaagtgtaattaataacttcaccatgttgaaagggatattcaatatctgctttttatttttacccatctaccaacccATCTGCTCTACTTTATgagccattggaaaacctccctagtttttgtggttgaatctgtgtttgaaattcactgctcgactgagggacattacagatAATTCTATGTGTGGGGAACAGAGATGAGGCAGTCAATACTGCACACAGTGTgtacatgcaacttatgtgacttgttaagcacatttttactcctgaacttatttaggcttgccataacaaagaggttgaatacttattgacaagacatttcagctttttatttgtaattcatttgtaaaaaaaagacatatatatatatataaaaactattccactttgacattatggggtattgtgggtaggcccaAACAAATCTcagtgtaatccattttaaattcaggctgtaccatgtggaaaaagtcaaggggtgagaatactttctgaagacacactCTTACTGCACCATGTCTTCCTTTGAACATGAGTATGAATAAAACCTTGACATGTCTTCTCtcctaccccccctcctccagaccAAGGTGAAGTACCTGAAGCAGATGTCAGTGATACTCCAGAGAGAGTTTAGAGGGGACATCCCTAACACAGTGGAGGGCCTGGTACGACTACCTGGAGTTGGACCCAAGATGGCTCACCTGGCCATGGACATCGCCTGGCACCAGGTCTCTGGCATAGGTAGGTATGGCTCATATAGAACTACAAATCCCATACTCTAGTCTGCATGTTGTTTTGTGGTGTGGTCTGATCAAGTGCAGAGTGGTAGTTCTATTGGATTATATAGTGGGCGTCTTCTCATGGGATAGTTTCCTTCTActttttgcgtgtgtgtgtgtgtgtgtgtgtgtgtgtgtgtgtgtgtgtgtgtgtgtgtgtgtgtgtgcggacaCACACTTCCACCGTATCTCCAACCGGCTCGGATGGACGAGAGGTGGGACCAAGAACCCAGAGGAGACACGCAAGGCCCTGGAAGACTGGTTACCAAGGTAACCAGACAACACCACTTCCTGTACCTCTGACCCATCAGGTCACTCGTTAACCAGTCACTGACCAATCAGATCCCTTACAGCAGGAAAGGAAAACATTTGGCCTTGTGATTTCTGTCTGACATGATTTTGATGAAGACTGGGATGGTGATTGAtgatcttcctctctcttccccgacACAGGGATCTATGGAGTGAGATAAACTGGTTGCTGGTGGGGTTTGGTCAACAGGTGTGTCTACCTGTCAATCCCCTCTGCTCCGTGTGTCTGAACCAGCACAGCTGCCCCTCCGCCCACCAAGCCTCCCCAGCCAAGAGGCCTAAAGCTGGGTCACCTCGCTCACCACACTCCCCCAAGACCTCCAGGGTCAAGCTGGAGCCTGGTTTGGGGTTagcacccccctcctcctcctcagccacACCAGTCAAAGAGAAATCTTTGGCTACCGCCCTCTCGCCTCCTCTGCTGCCCAGAAAAAGGAAGTCCAAAGCCAAAACCTACTCTACATGATACGACAGAAGGGGGTAGAATCCCTATAGAGATATAGGGACCATGTCCcaattctctctccttcctcccaaagtgtgcacttgtcacTTCCCTTGACTGCTTTGAAATGAGCGGTACTAGAAATATGGTGGTAACTCCTACTAGTCCAGTGGTATTAACTTCTTTAGCGGGGAGACCAATTTTGGACCGCATTTCTGTGGACCCCATATATTTTGCTAGAATTTCACAACCCCACCCCAAAATAACCTTCAAatcgttacatttacatttttacatcaaCTAATAAACAATTCATATTTTCATATCTTTATCAAAACTGAACCAATAAATAAATGTactcaataaaatgttatttttcaaaTGATCTCAAACACgtttgtatattgtcccatacaattaTCGGCGCTTAAATGTTTCGTTCCCAAAACAAATAGCGACCTGACAATACCACTGACATAATCCTTGCAGATATACCAGAGTGCCTAAGATGTGTCGGGGTCAGAGGTCCATTTGGAATTAACAATGTGAGTGTAAGACACTGAGTTCCCCCAGGAGACTACAGGGTGGTTTGGTGACCACTGCTTTACTGGATCCAACTGACTGTCAGGGTCCTAATCTGAGTTTATGGATAGAATGCACTTTATCATTGCACCCTTAAGTGACCACTGAATTGGGTTGATGTGTATCCATTAATAATATACTGATGAAAAATAtataacgcaacatgcaacaacttcaatgattttactgagttacagttcatataaggaaagcagtcaattgaaataaatcaggccctgatctatggagttcatatgactgggcaggagcgcaggcatgggtgggcataggcccacccactgagcCAGACAATCAGAATTAGATTTTCCCCCACGAAAAGGCTAtactacagacagaaatactccagtttcatcagctgtccgggtggctggtctcagacgatcccgcaggtgaaggagccggatgtggagttcctgggctggTAGGGTTACACGTGgtcgtgaggccggttggaagaactggcaaattctttaaaacgacaTTGGCTGCGGCTAACGGTAGAGAAATGATTCAGttatctgacaacagctctggtggacatttctgcagtcagcatgccaattgcacgcgccCTCAACTTGACAGCTGTGGCATtgcgacaaaactgcacattttagaatggcctcattgtccccagcacaaggtgtacattagaggtcgaccgattatgatttttctacGCCGATACCGATTGTTGGAGGgtccaaaaaaaagccgataccgattaatcggcagttttatttatttatttgtattaatgacaattacaacaatactgaatgaacacttttattttaacttaaataaaataaataaatgaaacatgttcaatttggtttaaataatgcaaaaagagaagaaagtaaaagtgcaatatgtgccatgtaaaaaagctaaagtttaagttccttgctcagaacatatgaaagctggtggttccttttaacatgagtcttcaatattcccaggtaagaagttttaggttgcagttattataggactatttctctctatactatttgtatttcatatacctttgactattggctGTTCttgtaggcactttagtattgccagtgtaacagtatagcttccgtccctctcctcgaacCAGAAACacgtcgacaacagccaccctcgaagcatcgttacccatcgctccacaaaagccacggcccttgcagagcaaggggaacaactactccaagtctcagagcgagtgacgtttgaaacgctattagcgcgcaccccgctaacctgctagccatttcacatcggttacaccagcctaatctcgggagtcgataggcttgaagtcataaacggcgcaatgcttgaagcattgcgaagagctgctggcaaacgcacaaagtgctgtttgaatgaaaagtgctgtttgaatgaatgcttacgaggctgctgctgcctaccaccgctcaatcagactgctctatcaaaccatagacttaattataacataataacacagaaatacgagccttaggtcattaatatggtcaaatccggaaactatcatttcgaaaataaaacctttattctttcagtgaaatacggaaccgttccatattttatctaacgggtggcatccgtaagtctaaatattcctgttacattgcacaaccttcaatgttatatcataattacataaaattctggcaaattagttcgcaacgagccagacggcccaaactgctgcatataccctgactctgttgcacataacgcaagagaagtggcacaatttccctagttaagaaattcatgttagcaggcaacattaactaaatatgcaggtttaaaaatatatacttatgtattgatgtttaggtacacattggtgcaacgacagtgcttttttcgcaaatgcgcttgttaaatcacccgtttggcgaagtaggctatgagtcaatgataaattaaccggcaccgcatcgattatatgcaacgcaggacaggctagtaatatcaaccatgtgtagttaactagtgattatgtttagatggattttttataagatacatttaatgctagctagcaccttggctccttgctgcactcgcataacaggtagtcagcctgccacgcagtctcctcgtggagtgtgtcatgacgttggcctgtgggtaaggtttatgaccccccataaatacctttctcccttcccctctctttctgaccctactgaagtactgctgtcctgaaggactgctgtcctgttaaatatagagagtctgggaacatcaaacaaatggggaaaggaaccatattttggtaataaaaccagttggaaatatgctttggaacgtaatgagtatggatgtcagttcggttgtcatctgagacattatgactgatgacaggacgacataaactgtacctgggaaagtatacaccctctagttatcagagtcacatggaattgttatgcaattgaaatgtttgatattgaaattgtttgttaggagattaaatgtaattttagcttccaaatgagagaattgggttttcataaggaaagtgccctgcttgatcagtggcccacccctgtgaagagacaggggttataaacgatgaaacacatccttccccctctccactatataagcctttgacgaaaagataaccacatgttccagtacgtgaggtctgcagcctctacgttagaaggacacacgtcaagtacagaactaagccgagctttggtggcgaatggtatgaactttgagcttattcactacagaagtgatacttcctagccgttgagttagcagcggccgctgtcgacgggggctaggaaaggacggacgacggatccagtctaacagacagacgaagataccaccacgtatccaatttaccaccagagacattcttccgaggacaggaagatctgttggccaacccggccagcatctacgaccaatctaccgaagcgcagctcagagtaaatatttattgcattttccttttccaaatgggcggtaatttagaatgcataagataatgtatttacgatagcatagctgctgtttcttcgttcctaagtcttcccgctctttcattcaagcccaaccccctttcctttgtgtaaccagccatcatgtattcggtgtatttgtaattctgtgtgattagtttaggtatttagtaaataaataattaaacccaattttgtattgctgattcaacttgttagccagggttcgtgaagatagccaagaatttacaactttcattatgagactgaaaataagataagggttaatattgactgctatcgatgtaaaatattactaagtattttaagagtttattcggaagataacggctctataaacgttcttccgtggtgccccgactttctggttaattacatttacatgattagcttaatcaggtaatattaattacagagaaaggatttttataggttagcatgtcatatcacttaatccggcatagccaaagacacgacaagtgCAAAGTCATCGGCGTCCAACAATGCCGATTGTTATGACAACTtgaaaatcggtcgacctctagtgtacgtgtcatcagcttcttgataattccccacctgtcaagtggatagattatcttggcaaagtaaaAATGCTCACcagcagggatgtaaacaaatttctgcacaatttcagagcttttttttgcatatggaacatttctgggatcttttatttcagctcatgagacaTGGTGATATAGTTGCGTTCACTACTGTTTAAGAATTCCTGAGTATCTCCAATCAAGAGGGCTTGTTTAATCTTCTCTGAACTGAAACATCTGGTGTTGTACTGCCGTCAAAAGTAGAGCGATTGCTTAGTTTGACAGCAGTCAACCCAGAATGTATTTTCTTTCCCATTGTCAGGTCATGAGCATCACTGCTTTTCTAAAGTTCTGTTTTCACAGCACACTCTTACTCCCAGTATGTTTGCATACATTGTGTTCATAGAATTTAGCGAGTCGTGTTGTCAGTAGGGCTCTATAGTAGCTGTTGGGTCGTCAGTTCAGTTAATCTCATTGATTTGTGAGGTGTTTACCACCACATCTTGCCATGCCTTGGCCACACCattcatcaaatcaaagtttatttgtcacgtgtgccgaatacaacagtgaaatgcttacttacaggctctaaccaatagtgcggcaaaaaaaaaaaagtgtgcgtgtaggtaagtaaagaaataaaacagtaaaaagacatttgaaaataagagtagcaaggctatatacaaacaccggttagtcaggcttattgaggtagtatgtacaagtgactatgcatatatgaacagagagcagcagtagcgtaaaaaagaggggttggcgggtggtgggacacaatgcagatagtccgggtaaccatttggttacctgttgaggagtcttatggcttgggggtaaaaactgttgagaagcctttttgtccggtaccgcttgccatgcggtagtagagagaacagtctatgactggggtctttgacaaattcagggccttcctctgacaccgcctggtgtagaggtcctggatggcaggcagctttgccccagtgatgtactgggccgtacgcactaccatctgaagtgccttgcggtcggaggccgagcaattaccgtaccaggcagtgatgcaaccggtcagggtgctctcgatgttgcagctgtagaaccttttgaggatctcaggacccatgccaaatctttttagtttcctgagggggaataggctttgtcgtgccctcttcacgactgtcttggtgtgtttggaccattctaatttgttgttgatgtggacaccaaggaatttgaagctctcaacctgctccactacagccccgtcgatgagaatggggatgtgctcggtgctccttttcctgtagtccacaattatctccttaggttgttattctggcaccacccggccaggtctctgacctcctccctataggccgtctcgtcgttgacggtgatcaggcctaccactgttgtgtcatcagcaaacttaatgatggtgttggagtcgtgggtgtacaggaggggactgagcacgcacccctggggagctccagtgttgaggatcagcgtggcagatgtgttgttacctaccctcaccacctgggggcggcccgtcaggaagtccaggatccagttgcagagggagccgTTTAGtgccaggttccttagcttagtgatgagctttgagggtactatggtgttgaacactgagctgtagtcaatgaatagcattctcacataggtgttccttttgtccaggtgggaaagggcagtgtggagtgcaatagagattgcatcatctgtggatctgtttgggcggtatgcaaattggagtgggtctaggataatggtgttgtgagccattaccagcctttcaaagcacttcatggctacggacgtgagtgctacgggtctgtagtcatttaggcaggttgcctttgttcttgggcacagggactatggtggtctgcttgaagcatgttggtattacagactcaatcagggacatgttgaaaatgtcagtgaagacacctgccagttggtcagcacacgtcctggtaatccatctggccccgcagccttgtgaatgttgacccgtttaaaggtcttactcacacagtcgtccggaacagctgatgctctcatgcatgcctcagtgttgcttgcctcgaagccagcatagaagtgatttagctcgtctggtaggctcgtgtcactgggcagctcgcggctgtgcttccctttgtagtctgtaatagtttgcaagccctgtcacatccgacgagcgtcggagccggtgtagtacgattcaatcttagccctgtattgacggttcgtcgcagggcatagcgggatttcttttaagcttccgggttagagtcccgcaccttgaaagctgcagctctaccctttagctcagtgcgaatgttgcctgtaatccatggcttctggttggggtatgtacgtatgtacgtacagtcactgtggggacgacgtcctcaatgcacttattgataaagccagtgactgatgtactcctcaatgtcatcggaagaaccccggaacatgttccagtctgtgataacaaaacagtcctgtagtttagcatctgcttcatctgaccatttatatagaccgagtcactggtgcttcctgctttaatttgtgcttgtaggcaggaatcaggaggatagagttgtggtcggatttaccaaatggagggcgagttttgtacgcgtctctgtgtgtggagtacaggtgatctagaattattttccctctggttgcacatttaacatgttgatagaagtgatttaagtttccctgcattaaagtctccggccactacaagcgccgcctctgggtgagtggtttcctgtttgcttatacaGCTGGCTGAGTGTGGTGCTAAATAACCAGcaaaagtatagctgagaactctaggcaagtagtgtggcctgcagaTTATTACAATATACTACTTctggcgagcaaaatctagacacTTCCTTAGAttccgtgcaccagctgtttacaaatatgcacagatgTGCAGCGTGTATTCCGCGAAACAGAGGATATTACagtttgatgtcccgttggtaggatattcgtgaacGGAACTTCTCAGGAGATCATAGCCAGGACTCAATCCCTTGTAAAATGTTAATATCATTTAGTGCTAATGTGTCCTGAGCCCATTCCCTGATGAGAACTAAAAGAACCAGGCCTTCACAACTACAGGggtccatgacacagactgaggAACAAAAACCCAAAGCTGTGTAACAGCACAGATGGAAACTACACCTCCAGAGAGCTGCTCTGTTTACTGACACCCCAATCACATCAGTGTAACAAAATGCTCCAGAAAAGGGTTCtaatgaaaaactttatttcagcACTTGAAAGACGTCTCAAGGGTTGCAGGTGTGACCTCAATGTCATCTTCCATCTGTCGAGGAGCAAATCCATTACCAAACTGACCAGCATTTAGATTAAAGGAAGACTGGCTCCCTAAATCATTTATACTGCATGTATAGTATATGACTCAGCAATAGCTCACCAGCTTGGAACCCCTACTTGCAAGGGAAGACGTATTCTGTCTCAGCCTGGTCACCTGTAACCGTAAGACAGGTTAGTCTGAGTAAATGAAAACAAGTTGCCCAAATGTTCCTCAGAAGAGGGGTTAGTAGAGCAACTTACTTGGCTGGTAGTAGTCATAGATTCTGACCACCGCTGGCTTTAGATTCTGTACTGGGAGCTCCTGTATGATGTCCAGGGTGATGTGGAAAGGAAATAGTGATGTCAGCTGTTGGGAGAAAAACAAACATATTGCTCATTATACAGCAAAATCTATATATGGAGTGCCATGGGAATGGTTTCCACCTCACCTCTGTCAGGTACATTAACACATGGTCATCTTTGATATCAACACGATCCACTTGACTTGAACCCCTCAGCTGTGAAGACAAGTCATTGATATTGCATGGACAAAAAAAAAGGGACACCGATGGATAAAGGTCACACCACAACAACTCACCCTCCCCAAAGAGTCTGGATCTGGGGAAAACCCAGAGAGCATTTTCAAATCCACTACAATCATATTGGTGGTGAGCTCCTTTCCATGATATCTGAGAAAAACATGATTGACAACTGCTTTTAATAATCAAATGCTTGGATTATTTTAGCCATAAAGGTCAATAACCCTGATTCATTTGGGTCAAACCCATTCTGCAAGTCATGCGCCAAGATAACACATTTAAAATAATTCATACAAATGGGTCCTTCACTCTTACCGAAACTGGAGCTTCAGCGTGACTCTGGGTCTCAAAGACTTGATGTTGCAGTCCACCTCTGGAGTCACCTGGATACTGAGCGTTGTGCTTCTGGTAGGAGTAGGGACGTTGTAGTGGAGCACCACctgggatagagaagaggaagtCAGGGAAACCATCCTGTCCAAATACAAACATCTTCCCTGTAATGTATATTAAAGCGCATCTTGCGCCACAGGACTGGGAGCAGAGATGTGTATTCACTGACCTGCACTGAGGCACAAGCACTGCCCTTCACTTCAACGCTGTACTTCCCTTCTGTGTCCTGCAGCGCCCTCTCCTGGTACAGAAGCTTGTTGTTTTGGTTCACATGGAAGAGGCACCGTTCCCCACTGGGAGACCGTACCGTCACTGTGCTGGCTCCTCCTCTACTGAACACCCTGGTGGAGTAGAGAGCCAGGGCCTGGAGGGCCACCACGGTGTCCTAGACATACAGACCACAGGACAATACCTTCAATGACAAAGACCGTTTTTAAAGGCTTCATTTTTCCAAATTCAACAGTTGCTAAAGTGACTATAGCCCAATTCCATCCATTATGATGGTGGTGGTTTCTAGGCTCTGTACCAGTGGAAGTGAGCCTCACCAGAGTTCTGCCTGTACTAGTGCACAAGGTGCCATTTCAGACCACTGGTGTTTGGGAAGTATACCTGTGTGGAGGAGAAGCCTCCGTAGGCGTTCTGCTGCCTCACCAGCCACCTGACGATGCGGGAGGCGTAGCCCAGGTCAGAGGTAGACCGAGAAGAGGCACTGAGGGACGCCAGCAGAACGTAGGAGCTGATCTCCACCTCCAGGGAGGGTGAGGTCTCCGAGGAGGACTGGGACCAGTGCAGGAGACCCCCTGAGGGTTGaggagcacacagacacacacttcaggATAAGGACTAGCTTAGTCGTCCTAATACAGACTAGACAAAACAAAGTCCTGACCTCCCCAAATCAACTTTGGCTGTTTGATTGGACAAAGGTTTGCACTTTTAGGAAGACTCCATTATCCAGGCAAGACCGCACTAACAGATCTTGGACCAGGATATAGCTCACCCTCTTGAAATGAGATGGTGTCGAGGTGCTGCAGAAGCTGGGCCCGTGTCTCCATGTCACCTGCCAGGGTGAAGGTGTAGGCCAGCAGAGCAGTAGCGTAGGTGTTGGACATATCACTGGTGGAGTTCTTCAGGCAAGACAAGCTGTGGTCCACAACAGGATCCTGGAGCACAGAATAACAGCAGCACATTAAGACACAagccagcctggtcccagatcagtttggacTGGGTTCCATTCAACTTGTTGATTAGTGACAGCTTTTTGCTGAGGAATGGGATCGTTACGTCGCATTTGGTATATGCAGGGCTCCTCTGATAGAGGCCTTGGTCTCAGTGGGCTtcttaaaataaaggtgaaagcagacaatacaaacagatctgggaccaggctagagagaGTCAAGCTGGAGCACAGATCTGCTTATATAACGCCCATTCTTTGTTATTTCATAGGCTACTTTCAGACAAGTTACTTCATTGTACAATCTTTAGATGACAGTTGATGTAAGACAGACACAGATTTCATACAGGAGGCTAAATGAGTTGCGAGAAACGGTTACGTGGAGTGAAGCTACTTACCGACACGGACATGTTGAGCTCCAGCATTGAAGCAGTGATGTAAGCCGTCAGTGTGACTTCATCCGTCACTCCACCCTAGAAAACAATGTTAAAATACTAACTGCATCTAGCCTGTTGATTTAACATCCTTCAGTTTGTTAGCAATATAAATACCTTCATTCTGTTGTTCAAGAGCTTCCCTAAAGTTCTGAAACAGCCATGTTTGCCTTGTTGACGTTCCAACCAAGTCTTGGACTGCTCCATTGTTGCCGGGTCAACATAGATGAAAGACTGGGCTTTGCCAAAGGATCTCAAGACAAAAGCAGTCAGCCTGAAGAAAGAACTGGATTCATTTAAAAGCCCTGACA
This window encodes:
- the LOC106594754 gene encoding endonuclease III-like protein 1, which codes for TKVKYLKQMSVILQREFRGDIPNTVEGLVRLPGVGPKMAHLAMDIAWHQVSGIGGTKNPEETRKALEDWLPRDLWSEINWLLVGFGQQVCLPVNPLCSVCLNQHSCPSAHQASPAKRPKAGSPRSPHSPKTSRVKLEPGLGLAPPSSSSATPVKEKSLATALSPPLLPRKRKSKAKTYST